AAAAACAGGATGAATTAATCTGTATAAGCTTTTAAATATCTTACATGGGTTGGCATTAACAAGCATCGCAGCACCTCCAAAATCACAGCTAGTAGGTACTGGATTCTTCTGATAGTAACTGTTGAGTAACAAACGCTCATATTACGTGCGCTCAAAACAGACGTACATTAAAATTACGTCTCACACAGGCGTACTGGATTCTtttggtccgtctcatgactgtggttgctctagtTCAGGCGTAGATGCAATGGCAGAACCAGTCAAGTTTGTAACAGAACACTAGTAGCACCCCCAGAAACGTAAATCGCTTTACACCCACGGTTTGTACTAGCAATCAAACAACCTTCAATAGTAGCCATTGGTACTGAATATTCTCTCCCATCAAGTAACAACGGACCAGCAATACCAACAGACGTTAATAATACGTCCGTCTCCCGCATACGGTCATAATACATGCGCCCGGACCAGGCGCTTTTAGTAACTGCGTCCAAACCAGGCGTTTTTAATAACTGCGTCTGCTATGGGGCGTAGGTTTTATCTACGTATGGCCCGGCGGTGTTTATAATGACGCCTAACTCAAACGCTCTATATACATCCGCCCCATTATCATACGTTATTTATACGTACGCCCGATGTGGAGCGTccactatacttccgtctgaaatcatacgcccactatacttccgtcccactattaatcattttagtctgggttggcgaccacatttggtcgcaaaccctaattaactggactaaatatggttttagtcagtaccactgcggctgaatttgggaccaaatttgggtatagtccccaaatttggtcatgactgtggttgctctgagGAGACAAACTTCCAGTTTCATGAAGTAATAAAGCTTTTATGTAATATTATTCATAACTTATACGCATTATGTACAATACTATTTATCCACTTCGGATTTGTTGTGATATCTATCTAGATTATGTCTAATTTGGTATGATTAATTATTTGTGGATGCTAAGAGAGTCTCTGATTGTAACTTGCAGCTGCTTTTTCTTAGTGAAATCTACATCAAGTTGCGTCTAATTATTTACTGTTGCAGCTAATCTAGCTTTCAAGTTTATTTCCCACTGTTGTTTTTCAGGTCAATTGTGCAAGCTGGGCCGTGTTTACATTTTATTTGAGCCCAAACTGAAAATCTTATTGATTAGCCCAAACTCGGACCAACGGGATATGCAAATTGCAATTGTGTTTAATGATCATCATTTTTCTACTTGATGATTATCAAATAacagaaaatctttcgaaaacttaatgcttcattacttaatagactTATCTTAAAAGAGTAAATACAAGTGTAGAAATGCGGAATTTATTCGGTTTAGTCTATTACAATCTCCTGAAGGGCGCCACTTCCTTGAACAACATTGTAACTGTTCGCATGATCATGAGTACCAGAATCCGAGACGAAGTTTTGGGACATTAGTTGAGATGACATAAGAGCTTTAGACGGCCGTTTTTGTTGATCTTCAATAGGCTTCAAATACACTCCAATGGCAGTGAGATACCAGCTAGAATGGCCATGGAATCCAACAATTTTAGTTGCAGTACTGGTTGCTGGAAACGAAAACTGTGTTCCCTTTGGACAACCAAATGGTCCATATTTCTTTCGATTACTTTCAAAAGTAAGCGAACGAATGAACACAGGACTCCAATCGTTAACACTACCATAATACCCACTGATTGACTTCAAATATTCACCAGGAAAATCAAGTTTTATCTgccaaagaaaaaagaacaataCAGTTAGCTCAACGATCGAGTGAAATTTAGTATGGATACCGAATCAAAATTTAGAGGACCTTGTCAGTTTTGAAGCCACCACTTCCTCCATGTTTCTGAGACCAAACTGAGGAGGTGCCACTGTTGTTATCATGGTATTCGAACCTGACGGAATCGATACCAGCTCCGTGAACGATTACCAATTGCTTCACAGTTGCATGATATCCATCATCCCATGGGTCACCTTCTTGTCTAGTACTTGATGGCCATGGTCCGGCGCAAATTGGTGATTTGTCGTTGCTGCTGCTTttgttgctgctcttcttctttttcttatcatATCCCCTTACATCAGTACTGCGAAAGCTGATAAACTGTTTACAGAAAACAAAACGTTCATTAAACTCAACGAACAAAAATAATCCTGCAGCACCACAACATGAAGAAAAACAGAAGCAAATGAAAGTACCATCTTGAATCCGGTGAAGAAAACTTGAGATATCTCAAACCACGAGTTTTAGGTGATTGATGAAATTTGATTCCTGATCAATGGAAGCTTGTTAGATATCAGAAAAATGTATGAGAAGTAGTCCTATATATACACACACTGGTTAGGTGCAATATGTTCAACTTTTGGACATGCAAACGGTGGAGCCTCATTCCGAATCCTGGTTAGGTAACTTCAttatttaattgagatttttctatcttcttgaaAGTTCAAACTTAACGAGGGCAAGATGTTTCTGGGGGGCcgaaaaaaatttgctccttgtTTGTTAAAGCATTTTTGATTTAGCAGCATCAATAAATCTTACGACGAGACAAAATTTCATTTGACAAGTGTTCTTGCTGCTGGTTCCAAAAATATCCAAATAGTGCCAGAGCAAAAGAAAAAGTTCCCTAACACATGACTCTAAATATTCGAGGTTCCTAGTTCCACTAACTATGAAAATGAGAaacatgagaatatggtaacgaATTTGTGCCACCAAAGACCAAATCAAGATATTACACACCAAAAaagggttttcttttttctttttgtacttTATAAAGTATGTTCAATTTCTTTTGGTGCAGACGGTTTAGGAAGCTAGGTTAGGTGGTAGTAGTACACAGGAtgtttatattctcaaagaactcgCGGTGGAGATGTTGTAACTTTTGTGTCTGTAAAGGACGGTGGACGGTTCCTTTTCAGTACGGCATAATTCAGGTCTTGTTATAACCGGTCCTTTTTCTTAAGCCACCAATAATTTGATTCTTTCTTTGGTGGTCTTGGAAGGTAAACAAGattattaaattctaaattgCAAAGAGGGTGTTTGCATATCCAAGCATAAGTCAGGACCAGAGCAAAGTTGCTTCACAAATAGTAAATTTTTTCGGTCTTCAAAGTCATTTTGAAATTGATTGTGTGCATAAactaatttctgattttttttgcaGTTGGAAAGAAACTTCTTAGGCCGGTTTGTATGAGtggtgtatatttttttttttcagttgttATACCAGGTCGCATGGCATACAAGCTCTGGCACTGTGGAAAAGGATGGAGTGATGGACATTATATCGAGCAATCATGTGGAGAGCACCAGCGATCGAGTTTTCATCCCAGGCGATTTAGCCTATGCTTCTCGAGATAAATAATTATCGCCAACGGTCGATTTTATCCCTCCTATAAATAAGCATACCTCCTGAACAAAAATCTTTTTGATCACTAGTTAATCCCCTCCAAATTTTGTtgttataattttttttcttcagaaaccaAAAGCTaataaagaataaaaaaaatcaaaggatCAACCAACACCCCGATGAGTGGACCGAGCATAACAAATGATACCGGTTTCAAAATGTTAGACAACAAGCTGGCGATGGTATACTCTATGTGCATGTATCTAGTCATCCAAAACAACTTAAGTCAGTGCTCTAAGAGGTGGGGTTGTCGAAGTTCAATCCGGTGTTCGAGTACTTCCCTCCGTTGTTAAAAGATCGAGTCCGAAGATATCCTTGATGACgtttatattttataaaatcttgaAATCGTTGGACTCAAATTGTTCAAATTATATTAGAACGATGTTATAAGACTACAAATACGTTATTTTCAAAGGATTTCGAATGTGAtaagttttttgttgttgtaattCAATTTTTATATTTAGTTTTTACATTTTACTAATTTTAATGATGAAATATGTTGTTTATAGGACTCACGCAGTTAGATTTGTAAGTATTGACGTGAATTATATGTGAGGAAAAGTACTTCCATTCGAAAAATTAAAGTGGGATTCGGATGGAATATGGAAAGACCGACTTAAATTATTCTCAAATGATCCAGAAGAAAATCCAGATAGACTGAGATCTCATGGATCAAGGTTGTCTGGGTTGAAAAGTTCTAAAACCGTTATGCTAGGAAAATGAATGAAAACAGGATAGGGAAAATAACCTATTTGTTCCCTGAACATTATGAGGATCTCAAATGTTTGTTTTTGTTATGGACATATATAGGCTAATGTCTATTTCCAAAGTGCTTGTTCAGTGACATCGTTTGGTTTTCTCAAATCATTAGAAGATTTAAAGTGTGTACCAACATATTACAGGGGGTCTCCAATTCGATCAAAACTATACGTAACCCTCGATAGATGCTCGTGTTCCAAAGAAAAGTTGAATGGTTTCGGGAAGTGTTAGAGCTTAAACCAtaatatattttcatcatttatttattatcgtTACAAATATTAAAATGGTAAATGTATAACCCAACAATGTTATTATTTTCGGTATTGGTGGTATATTTACTTCCGTGTTTATGAACCTTATCTTCATAATAATATCGATATTTTTCCATTCACATACAAGTAAAATGCCGATAGTTGGACGACATGGAAAATTGAAGGTGGTCAACATGTTTCCTTGGTTCAACGGATTCAACAGTTAtgtagaaaaaataataatatttttttcacGTTGTGTCTATCAACCCTTGAGCACGAAACCATGGAATCCCAAAGTATACTACAACTAAGCATTAAGAGGATTGTGTTATATAGTTCGACGTTTATAAAGGGTGTTTGGTATTATGGAGAAAAACACATTTTTCAGTTGCTAGGAATAAAGGTGAAAACCATCAACCTTTATAAAAGTGGAGAGATTTTTTACAATGATTGGTTAGTTTTGTCAAGGGATGGTCAAGattgggaacaagttgaagatttGATCCAGGGGGATCATGAAgaagttgatttcctttcttgatTTAGCACGATTTACCAGCCAAATATTGTTATGCATCCGCAAATTTGGGTCGAAtggatttctctgctttaggtaAGATACCAGTTACTGATGAATATATGTCTTACCATCCTCCACCACAGACGACCAACGTAGCAGTCAATTGGGTTCACCGTAGGATATGCCACCATTTACTTGGGGGATACAAGGTACACCAGAGCAGTATCAGAGCCATTTGAACGATTATAACCATATAGTACAATGATTTCAGAAATCCACTTGGAACAGATGCAAAGGCTTAGGGATAACATGATGTTTTACATCTCTACTCTGGCGTATTCTAATCATGGTGGTGTAGGTCCAAGTCATGGTGGTGTAGGTTCAAGTTATGGTGGTGTACATTCAAGTCATAGTGGTGTACATTCAAAACCTGGTGTTGTAGATTCATGGTCCTAGTGGTGTAGGAGGTTCAAGTCCTGGGGTAGTGGACGTGAGAAAAGTTTGAGAAGTCGTGGAACTCATGGGAGTTAAATAAGTCGTCGTTATGCTCCAAAGTTAGTGGTAGATACTCAACCAACATCAGGTGATGAAGTCATTGACATGGAAACAACTCTTGTAGTTTTGTTTAACCAATAACCAACTGTCACTATGACTCCTGGTGATAGCTTGAACATTAAACATCTAGGCAATATACTAATTATACCCCAATTTTCTCAACCACATCAATATTTCACCCATTTCAAGATTGCTGTCGTGTTCCCATCTTCATGAATGATCCCCCTTAGGTTACTTTTTAAGGTTTTAGAGAAGATTCTCTTGATAAGATTTAACTACCAAGTGAGAGTCAAACGGTGAGATTTTTTCTATGTTGAACACCATTCTTGATCTACAACCTAACATGATGGATCTTTAATATGATCTTGGAAATCGGTAGATTATGTATGTAAATAATTAGTTTCAATCATTCTAGatgtaattatttttatttcattaatgAAAAACCAGTGGCATTATATAacatttaataaaaatttaaatccTTTCCCATGTATCTTATATAATTCATAGCATTCGTCATGCCATCTTATGCTGGCTTCAAAATTTTGGAATTATgtataattaaaaaaaacaaattgaaattaaaccaATATGATTCTAAATAAATAAAACTGATTCGTTAAAAAAAAGTTATTGAGATATATACTCACTAGTTCGTCCATGGACAATTCAGGATGATAAGATTTTTGTATAATTATTTTATGGATAATTTGATTATCCATAAAATTTTCGTATAATTATTCACATCCTTATTGATAAAAGGAAAATCTATTTTGAAAGCTCttttttgttcttcttgaattttcATTAACGGCTAATGTCCTAAACCTTTGAAACACACTGTCCCATAAAATGGCTAAATTGAAATCTTCATCCCTTGCAACTAATTTCCAGGATCAAAtaagagcaacatcttcttctcaagtaAAGCGAGCACTTGAAATTTCGTTGTATAGATGGTATAAGTGTGAATTGTATGAGATTGAAGATTTATAGAGGATTGAATATTATGCGTTGGATGATGAACCACTTAGCGTCGAACATAGTGTTGAACGACAGTGTCATCATCGATGGCATTGTAATGACCCACTGAAATCTCCATCGCTTGGCACTTGTGTTTCCCAACACTAAAAACCAACATAATGAATCATTCATAAAGGCTTAAATATGGTATATTCCTCCTTATGCTATTATACATGGGGAGTGTGAAAGCAACGTAACTGCAGGGTCTTTAAGGGAAGAATAAGACATCATACGATCTAATTCTTGAAGTAAAGGCAGATGTTTGTGAAGAGACCTATTAAGTTAATTCTTATAGGCACTATATTTTTCAATTAGTCTTGATATATGTAA
Above is a genomic segment from Papaver somniferum cultivar HN1 chromosome 10, ASM357369v1, whole genome shotgun sequence containing:
- the LOC113317584 gene encoding jacalin-related lectin 3-like, with amino-acid sequence MFISFRSTDVRGYDKKKKKSSNKSSSNDKSPICAGPWPSSTRQEGDPWDDGYHATVKQLVIVHGAGIDSVRFEYHDNNSGTSSVWSQKHGGSGGFKTDKIKLDFPGEYLKSISGYYGSVNDWSPVFIRSLTFESNRKKYGPFGCPKGTQFSFPATSTATKIVGFHGHSSWYLTAIGVYLKPIEDQQKRPSKALMSSQLMSQNFVSDSGTHDHANSYNVVQGSGALQEIVID